From one Trifolium pratense cultivar HEN17-A07 linkage group LG1, ARS_RC_1.1, whole genome shotgun sequence genomic stretch:
- the LOC123910909 gene encoding uncharacterized protein LOC123910909 translates to MQRLIAFGTRHGRNYISGSSLSSSSSSQKKVFFSNFNLIPCQLSSCNSDSKDDFHIVMNILSNSAPSRGGHQIYSALDAALDDVTNLDKHFVLKVIETSCQTKLLHTPRVPPSDLIRYLKLVWKNNKDLITTSVVQSLVSSICCSTSPTQRPTKNDLLFLWDFLNHIARYHPPGLLNAPILNTLIQSLGGEGKAALDVFNKFQVFHCVPNHDTYYFTLQALLNTSTCSPDMIHQAASICQNMMLLLPPHDHHHGGSSHDQEYTQPSPPPPPPPSPDDDDNDIDFQTALTFLGGIPRPYLKDRVCANLNLIDFNPLRQQLHHFVLKTIETSSQTKLIETRKVSPHNLIHFVKWAWRRRSNNNKDLITTHVLESLVSAVVRGNVHLRKNDILFLWDLLKHIGHCQTGLLNTQILNQLLYDNQLKFDHGKTALEIFHKFEVFQCVPSRDTYTLTLEALLATRLIMSHQAASICQKMLLHPETLLLDDAPVLIALISWFAQNNMTKEAYALYLAAKEKPKTNPNWPLWIDRSFLLLTITVLCSKKETVYLAFEMFNDIPELVEDRDLRFKNEMFRLVVRALCGFKEFDAVKQLILKIVVDTSQEHLLISAISTLIPALVNAGEIIQALEMLMLVESKGLYFCNHHMFRFWYSNDMLHIRKILEEAKKKDSKLTVALLYHALIVGYCKLQQFDRALKLLTEMKDFGVLYTNLDEYHKLIHSFCLMDMEWKLAIEQLEEMEPMDREMVEDELHTMATMDRQMVEERLEEMSEEQLEEVRISMQKYLS, encoded by the coding sequence TCCTCTTCACAAAAAAAGGTCTTTTTCTCTAACTTTAATTTAATACCATGTCAGTTATCATCATGTAATTCAGATTCCAAAGATGATTTCCATATAGTGATGAATATTCTTAGTAATTCTGCTCCCAGTAGGGGTGGCCACCAAATTTATTCAGCTCTTGATGCTGCCCTTGACGACGTCACCAATTTAGATAAACACTTTGTACTCAAAGTTATTGAAACCTCTTGTCAAACTAAATTACTTCATACCCCAAGGGTTCCACCTTCTGATCTTATCCGCTATTTAAAGTTAGTTTGGAAGAATAACAAGGACCTCATCACTACCTCTGTTGTTCAATCCCTTGTTTCATCAATATGCTGCTCTACCTCTCCCACACAACGTCCAACAAAGAATGATCTACTTTTTCTCTGGGACTTTCTCAACCATATTGCCCGCTATCACCCACCCGGTCTTCTTAATGCTCCGATTCTCAATACACTCATACAATCCCTCGGAGGAGAAGGAAAGGCTGCACTTGAcgttttcaataaatttcaGGTCTTTCATTGTGTTCCAAATCATGATACATATTACTTTACACTGCAAGCTCTTTTGAATACTAGTACTTGTAGTCCTGATATGATCCACCAAGCTGCTTCTATCTGTCAAAACATGATGCTGCTCCTTCCTCCTCATGATCATCATCATGGTGGCTCTTCTCATGATCAAGAATACACCCAAccttctcctcctcctcctcctcctcctagTCCTGATGATGATGACAACGACATTGACTTCCAGACTGCGCTGACATTTCTCGGTGGTATTCCTAGACCATATCTCAAAGACCGTGTGTGTGCAAATCTTAATTTAATAGATTTTAACCCTCTGCGTCAACAGCTGCACCACTTTGTACTCAAAACTATTGAAACCTCTTCTCAAACTAAATTAATTGAAACCCGAAAGGTTTCGCCTCATAATCTTATCCACTTTGTAAAGTGGGCTTGGAGGAGGAGGAGTAACAATAATAAAGATCTCATCACTACCCATGTTCTGGAATCTCTTGTTTCGGCAGTAGTACGTGGAAATGTTCATCTAAGGAAGAACGACATACTTTTTCTGTGGGACTTGCTTAAGCATATTGGCCACTGTCAGACTGGCCTTCTTAACACCCAAATTCTCAATCAACTCCTATATGACAATCAATTGAAATTTGACCATGGAAAGACCGCACTCgaaatttttcataaatttgagGTATTTCAATGTGTGCCGAGTCGAGATACGTATACTCTTACACTGGAAGCTCTTTTGGCCACAAGGCTTATTATGTCCCACCAAGCCGCTTCTATCTGTCAAAAGATGCTGCTTCATCCAGAAACCCTCCTTCTTGATGACGCTCCGGTTCTTATTGCCTTGATATCTTGGTTTGCTCAAAACAATATGACTAAAGAAGCCTATGCTCTCTACCTGGCTGCAAAAGAGAAACCTAAAACAAACCCTAACTGGCCGCTATGGATAGATAGATCGTTTCTACTTTTAACTATCACAGTACtttgttcaaaaaaagaaacTGTATATCTGGCTTTCGAGATGTTCAATGATATCCCTGAGTTGGTGGAGGATCGGGACTTacgttttaaaaatgaaatgtttagGCTTGTTGTCCGAGCCTTGTGTGGGTTTAAAGAATTCGATGCAGTCAAGCAGTTGATCCTTAAAATCGTTGTAGACACAAGTCAAGAACATCTTTTAATATCTGCTATCAGTACACTTATTCCTGCCCTTGTTAACGCTGGGGAAATCATACAGGCTTTGGAGATGCTGATGCTAGTGGAAAGTAAAGGTTTATACTTTTGTAATCATCATATGTTTCGTTTTTGGTATTCAAATGATATGCTACATATTAGGAAGATcttggaagaagccaaaaagaaGGATTCTAAGTTAACCGTTGCTCTGCTGTACCATGCACTCATTGTTGGATATTGCAAGCTACAGCAATTTGACCGTGCTCTCAAGTTATTGACTGAAATGAAGGATTTTGGTGTCTTGTACACTAATCTTGATGAATATCACAAGTTGATCCACTCTTTTTGCTTGATGGATATGGAGTGGAAATTGGCAATAGAGCAGCTAGAGGAAATGGAGCCTATGGATAGGGAAATGGTAGAAGATGAGCTACATACAATGGCCACTATGGATAGGCAAATGGTAGAAGAGCGGCTAGAGGAAATGTCAGAAGAGCAGCTAGAGGAAGTTAGAATTTCAATGCAAAAATATTTGAGTTGA